A window of Leptotrichia wadei contains these coding sequences:
- a CDS encoding autotransporter outer membrane beta-barrel domain-containing protein — MTSNLKQLKEDIKKHNFAKSSIILGLAALLVSCGGGGGGGGGVGNSGGTSAATPTPVNPAPVTTKPTVTATTSGIGWNSSTISYDKNNPHNNSNTALTGNDVKIGIIDVGFENSSFNPDLTEKFGSRLTKLTIPGFTSEATANDDHGIVVADLAAGSSTGIAKGASVYVIDAAKRNTDKNVTYPSVKLEMYQKLKDNGVTIYNQSFGIDGEVTDFNADNTSSHYYGFQIGSSMLDFYRNEVNNGSLFVWSAGNDSSDKQPTLEGGLPHFESGLQKGWINVVALTSKYESKLGDTSWDNLTPLSPAGVAKNWTVTAVGDQTFSMKGKNYVGGGSSFAAPIVTGTAALIKQKYPWMDADLIRQTILSTATDIGTPGVDDVYGWGLLNIDKALKGPALFSKQLALADNVTINIPSGSYVFSNDISGDAGVIKNGSGDLILSGNSTFTGPTTVNDGRLQVNGVYTSSINVKRQAILSTNNAVLKNDVINSGTLENTGSTEVDGNYSSLENSRIVTGLNSNIHVKGKVSLNNSKLEVKPEENGERKYITSNGITQNIITSDDKIEGNFNSVNTDEMLNAKLNQTENSVSAKVSRKNVLNYVEKLSESDEMQKNTAQNLETAFQKLDQDIENGTAGNVTQFERKAARLQALTSSNRAAVLDSLSGQIYASAQALTFQHSQTVNKDLSNRLVMLGTLDNVGDKFGLWISGLGANGKLKQDGYGKGDTKVYGGQVGVDKQFGENLILGTALSYSKADVKFDRYGGKSDANNFGISLYGRLGNKDIPVYLQGRLGIGFVDSDVERNIILSNNDYTRAKINHNDKVYSGYLETGYDVKNANGDFVVTPFVGLTHDTVQRGSFSEEKSQFGLTADKKNYNQTAALVGLRVGKAVNWKSGSKTTFQGYVTHQRAFNKQDLSFDARYTGLPGATFKVKGIGLAKNKTWAGVGALTEVNKDFGWYVNYDGSVDGGKGKGNNNVFTTGVRFNF; from the coding sequence ATGACCTCTAACTTAAAACAATTAAAAGAAGATATTAAAAAGCATAACTTTGCTAAAAGTTCAATTATCCTCGGATTAGCAGCATTGCTAGTAAGCTGTGGCGGAGGTGGCGGAGGAGGTGGCGGAGTTGGAAATTCAGGCGGAACTTCAGCTGCAACTCCAACACCTGTTAATCCAGCACCAGTAACAACAAAACCTACTGTAACAGCGACAACTTCTGGAATAGGATGGAATTCTTCCACTATTTCCTACGACAAAAATAATCCACATAACAATTCAAACACAGCACTTACAGGTAACGACGTAAAAATAGGAATTATTGATGTTGGATTTGAAAATTCATCATTTAATCCTGATCTTACAGAAAAATTTGGAAGCCGTTTGACAAAACTTACAATTCCTGGATTTACATCAGAAGCTACTGCAAATGATGATCACGGAATTGTTGTTGCTGACCTTGCAGCAGGATCTTCAACTGGAATTGCAAAAGGAGCCAGTGTCTACGTAATTGATGCAGCAAAACGAAATACCGATAAGAATGTAACTTATCCAAGTGTAAAACTGGAAATGTACCAAAAATTAAAAGATAATGGCGTGACTATTTATAATCAGTCATTTGGAATTGACGGAGAAGTGACTGACTTTAATGCTGACAATACTTCAAGCCATTATTACGGATTCCAAATTGGAAGCTCTATGCTTGATTTTTATAGAAATGAAGTAAATAATGGTTCGTTATTTGTATGGTCTGCCGGAAATGATTCTTCTGACAAACAGCCTACACTTGAAGGAGGTTTGCCACATTTTGAAAGCGGACTTCAAAAGGGATGGATAAACGTAGTTGCATTAACTTCAAAATATGAATCTAAGCTGGGGGATACAAGTTGGGATAACTTAACTCCTCTATCACCCGCAGGAGTTGCTAAAAACTGGACTGTAACAGCTGTCGGAGATCAAACTTTTTCAATGAAAGGAAAAAATTACGTTGGTGGCGGATCTTCATTTGCAGCACCAATTGTAACGGGAACAGCCGCCTTAATTAAACAAAAGTATCCTTGGATGGATGCTGATTTAATTAGACAGACAATTTTATCAACTGCAACAGATATAGGAACTCCTGGGGTTGATGATGTTTATGGATGGGGACTTTTAAATATTGATAAAGCACTAAAAGGTCCTGCTCTATTTAGTAAACAGCTTGCACTTGCAGATAATGTAACTATTAACATTCCAAGCGGAAGTTATGTTTTTTCAAATGATATTTCAGGAGATGCCGGAGTGATTAAAAATGGTTCTGGAGATTTAATCTTATCTGGAAATTCTACATTTACAGGACCTACAACAGTAAATGACGGAAGACTGCAGGTAAACGGTGTTTATACTTCTTCAATCAATGTAAAAAGACAAGCTATTCTTTCTACAAATAATGCCGTACTTAAAAATGATGTTATAAATAGTGGAACTTTAGAAAATACTGGTTCTACAGAAGTTGATGGAAATTATTCATCACTTGAAAATTCCAGAATTGTGACAGGTTTAAATTCTAATATACACGTAAAAGGAAAAGTTAGTTTAAATAATTCAAAACTTGAAGTAAAACCTGAAGAAAATGGAGAAAGAAAATATATAACATCTAATGGAATTACACAAAATATAATTACATCAGATGACAAAATTGAAGGAAACTTTAATAGCGTAAATACTGATGAAATGTTAAATGCTAAATTAAATCAAACTGAAAACTCTGTTTCTGCAAAAGTAAGCAGAAAAAATGTGCTAAATTATGTAGAAAAGCTCTCAGAATCTGATGAAATGCAAAAAAATACTGCACAAAATCTAGAAACCGCCTTTCAAAAACTAGATCAAGATATTGAAAATGGAACAGCGGGAAATGTTACACAGTTTGAGAGAAAAGCAGCCAGATTACAAGCTCTTACTTCTTCAAACAGAGCAGCCGTTTTAGATAGTCTGTCCGGACAAATTTATGCTTCAGCACAAGCACTTACATTCCAACATTCACAAACTGTAAATAAGGATTTATCTAATAGATTAGTTATGTTAGGAACTCTTGATAATGTTGGAGATAAATTTGGATTATGGATTTCTGGATTAGGTGCCAATGGTAAGTTAAAACAAGATGGATACGGTAAGGGAGATACTAAAGTATATGGTGGACAAGTTGGAGTTGATAAGCAATTTGGAGAAAACTTGATTTTAGGTACTGCTTTATCCTATTCAAAAGCTGATGTTAAATTTGATAGATATGGCGGAAAATCTGATGCTAATAACTTTGGAATTTCATTATATGGAAGATTAGGAAATAAAGATATTCCTGTTTATTTACAAGGACGTTTAGGAATTGGATTTGTCGACAGTGATGTTGAAAGAAATATTATTTTAAGTAATAATGACTATACTAGAGCTAAAATTAATCATAATGATAAAGTTTATTCTGGATATTTAGAAACAGGATATGATGTTAAAAATGCTAATGGAGACTTTGTTGTAACACCATTTGTAGGATTAACTCATGATACAGTTCAAAGAGGGTCATTCTCTGAAGAAAAAAGTCAATTTGGACTAACTGCCGACAAGAAAAATTATAATCAGACAGCTGCATTAGTTGGGCTTAGAGTTGGAAAAGCTGTAAATTGGAAGAGTGGAAGCAAGACTACGTTCCAAGGTTATGTAACACATCAAAGAGCCTTTAATAAACAGGATTTAAGTTTTGATGCAAGATATACTGGACTTCCAGGAGCTACATTTAAGGTAAAAGGTATTGGACTTGCTAAGAATAAGACTTGGGCTGGAGTTGGAGCATTAACAGAAGTAAATAAAGACTTTGGATGGTATGTAAATTATGATGGTTCTGTTGATGGTGGAAAAGGTAAAGGAAACAATAATGTGTTTACAACAGGAGTCAGATTTAATTTTTAA
- a CDS encoding biotin transporter BioY encodes MKQNTLISNIIKIETKEKETFKNILLVLGGVAFLSIMSQILIPLPYTPVPISLGTFGVTLMALLYGRKLGTATILSYVAAGSLGAPIFAGGKAGSLFSPTGGYILGYIAATIILGYLADRGVTKSYVKTILSLILSSAIILTLGSLVLSLFVPGKNAFMIGVLPFLPGDALKSTTVTLLLPTLWKFIPKNDK; translated from the coding sequence ATGAAACAGAATACATTGATTAGTAATATTATAAAAATTGAAACAAAAGAAAAGGAAACTTTTAAAAACATTCTTTTAGTACTAGGTGGAGTAGCATTTTTATCAATAATGTCTCAAATTTTAATTCCACTTCCTTATACTCCTGTACCAATTTCACTTGGAACATTTGGAGTAACACTAATGGCACTATTATACGGAAGAAAATTGGGAACTGCAACTATACTTTCCTATGTTGCGGCAGGTAGCTTAGGCGCTCCAATTTTTGCTGGAGGTAAAGCTGGTTCATTATTCTCACCAACTGGCGGATATATTTTAGGATATATTGCAGCTACAATAATTTTAGGATATTTAGCAGATAGAGGTGTTACAAAGTCTTATGTTAAAACAATTCTTTCACTAATACTTTCAAGTGCCATTATTTTAACATTAGGTTCATTAGTATTGTCATTATTTGTACCTGGAAAAAACGCGTTTATGATTGGTGTATTGCCTTTCCTTCCTGGAGATGCATTAAAATCAACTACCGTAACACTTTTACTTCCGACATTGTGGAAATTTATTCCAAAAAATGACAAATAA
- a CDS encoding metal-dependent transcriptional regulator: MSRSIEDYLKGIYTLKKKKEYSNKKLAEYLNISPASVSEMIKKLANDDYLTIDKKTVKLTEKGNSFALDIIRKHRVWEVFLFEKLGYEKKEVHKEAEILEHVTSNKLLQKLEKFLFYPKECPHGSPIFYDLENLDEENIIKLSEAEENDEIVILSVEDNIELYDYLRDLDINLKEKYIVERKDPFNGPIYLKSEQNNGKIVAFNAADMIEVYKKNKDLEETDNE; this comes from the coding sequence ATGAGCAGAAGTATAGAAGACTATTTAAAGGGAATATATACTTTGAAAAAAAAGAAGGAATATTCCAATAAAAAACTTGCAGAATATTTAAATATCTCTCCAGCTTCAGTTAGTGAAATGATAAAAAAGTTGGCAAACGATGATTATTTAACTATCGACAAAAAAACAGTAAAACTTACTGAAAAAGGGAACAGCTTTGCACTTGACATTATACGTAAACATAGGGTTTGGGAAGTTTTTTTGTTTGAAAAGCTGGGATATGAAAAGAAAGAAGTGCATAAAGAAGCAGAAATTTTGGAACATGTAACTAGCAATAAACTTCTTCAAAAGCTGGAAAAATTCCTGTTTTATCCTAAGGAATGTCCGCACGGAAGCCCGATTTTCTATGATTTAGAAAACTTGGATGAGGAAAATATTATAAAATTATCCGAAGCTGAGGAAAATGATGAAATTGTTATATTAAGTGTAGAGGATAATATTGAATTATATGATTATCTACGAGATTTAGATATAAATTTAAAGGAAAAATATATCGTAGAAAGAAAAGATCCGTTTAATGGACCAATATATTTGAAAAGTGAGCAAAATAATGGAAAAATAGTGGCTTTTAATGCAGCAGATATGATTGAGGTTTATAAAAAAAATAAAGATTTGGAGGAGACAGATAATGAGTAA
- a CDS encoding metal ABC transporter solute-binding protein, Zn/Mn family: MSKNNVLTKLNLVIAVCVAMMLLISCGKGGASSGKKIKVTTTTTMLTDLVKTIGGDKVEVTGLMGEGVDPHLYSASAGDIEKLGNADIIVYGGLHLEGKMTEIFEKLTSQNKNILNVGDKLDKSKIHLVDQNTPDPHVWFNTELWEKEAEAVEAELSKFDPKNSDYYKENLKKYKAELNELTTYVKTRISEIPEKSRVLVTAHDAFNYFGEQFGLEVKAIQGVSTDSETGTKNISDLANFIVQRNIKAIFVESSVPKKSIEALQEAVKARGKEVKIGGELYSDSLGDKAHNSETYIKTVKANADTIVNALK; this comes from the coding sequence ATGAGTAAAAACAACGTATTAACAAAATTAAACTTAGTAATCGCAGTATGTGTAGCAATGATGCTACTAATATCTTGTGGAAAAGGTGGAGCTTCATCAGGTAAAAAAATAAAAGTTACGACAACAACGACAATGCTTACTGACCTTGTAAAAACAATTGGTGGAGATAAAGTCGAAGTTACAGGACTTATGGGAGAAGGAGTAGATCCGCATTTGTATAGTGCTAGTGCAGGAGATATTGAAAAACTTGGAAATGCAGACATTATAGTGTATGGTGGATTACATCTGGAAGGTAAAATGACAGAAATTTTTGAAAAATTAACTTCTCAAAACAAAAATATACTAAATGTTGGGGACAAACTAGATAAAAGTAAAATTCATTTAGTTGACCAAAATACTCCTGATCCGCATGTATGGTTCAATACAGAATTATGGGAAAAAGAAGCTGAGGCAGTCGAAGCTGAATTAAGTAAATTTGATCCTAAAAATAGTGACTACTACAAAGAAAACTTGAAAAAATATAAAGCTGAACTAAATGAACTTACAACTTATGTAAAAACAAGAATAAGTGAAATTCCTGAAAAAAGCAGAGTTCTTGTAACAGCTCACGATGCATTTAACTACTTTGGAGAACAATTTGGACTAGAAGTAAAAGCAATACAAGGTGTTTCTACAGATTCTGAAACTGGTACAAAAAATATAAGCGACTTAGCCAATTTCATTGTTCAAAGAAATATAAAAGCAATATTTGTAGAATCTTCTGTTCCGAAAAAAAGTATAGAAGCATTGCAGGAAGCTGTAAAAGCTAGAGGAAAAGAAGTTAAAATAGGTGGAGAATTGTATTCAGATTCGCTAGGAGATAAAGCACATAACTCTGAAACTTATATTAAAACAGTTAAAGCAAACGCCGATACCATTGTAAATGCTTTAAAATAA
- a CDS encoding metal ABC transporter ATP-binding protein, whose protein sequence is MNQNVSDDIIIRVEDLTVAYEDKPVLWDVELDIKKGVLMAIVGPNGAGKSTLIKAMLDLLKPVTGEVRFYDEKYSKVRDKIAYVPQRGSVDWDFPTTVFDVVEMGRYGKVGWLKKVRKIDKEKTKEAIHKVEMDEFSDRQISQLSGGQQQRVFLARALVQDAEIYFMDEPFQGVDSKTEKSIVNILKKLRDEKKTVIAVHHDLQTVKDYFDYVTFINVSVIASGPVEEIFTPENIEKTYKSKKATQNNGNLSEIEKER, encoded by the coding sequence ATGAATCAAAATGTTTCTGATGATATTATTATAAGGGTTGAGGATTTAACGGTAGCTTATGAAGATAAGCCTGTTTTGTGGGATGTTGAGCTTGACATTAAAAAGGGAGTCCTTATGGCTATAGTGGGACCAAATGGGGCTGGGAAATCTACTTTAATTAAAGCAATGCTTGATTTACTAAAGCCTGTTACTGGAGAAGTAAGATTTTATGATGAAAAATATAGCAAAGTGCGGGATAAGATAGCTTATGTACCACAAAGAGGAAGTGTTGACTGGGATTTTCCCACTACTGTATTTGATGTTGTGGAAATGGGGCGTTATGGAAAAGTCGGGTGGTTAAAGAAAGTTAGAAAAATTGATAAGGAAAAGACGAAGGAAGCTATTCACAAAGTGGAAATGGATGAATTTTCAGATAGACAGATAAGCCAGTTATCTGGCGGGCAGCAGCAAAGAGTGTTTTTGGCACGGGCATTAGTGCAGGATGCTGAAATATATTTTATGGATGAGCCGTTTCAAGGTGTCGACAGTAAAACGGAAAAATCTATTGTAAATATTTTAAAAAAATTGCGAGATGAGAAAAAAACTGTAATTGCTGTTCATCATGATTTGCAGACAGTAAAGGATTATTTTGATTATGTGACATTTATAAATGTGTCTGTTATAGCTTCTGGACCTGTGGAAGAAATTTTTACTCCTGAAAATATTGAAAAAACATATAAGAGTAAAAAAGCAACTCAAAATAATGGAAATCTGTCTGAAATTGAAAAGGAGCGATAA
- a CDS encoding metal ABC transporter permease yields MNILNLLITDHTFRTVALGCLLLGMVSGILGCFAVLRKQSLLGDAVSHASLPGVCLAFLFTNVKNTEVLLLGALITGIVCIGLIQLIQNYTKIKFDSALALILSVFFGLGLVLLSYLNKLPGANKSGLNKFIFGQASTFIKRDVNIIFITGIILLIIIILFWKEFKIVSFDSDFAKTLGFPSKKIEILISILIVTTVIIGIQAAGVILISAMLISPAVAARQWTDKLSIMVILAAFFGGISGLLGTLISISESNLPTGPVIVIIISIIVIISILFSNKRGIVFKIIRNQKRKKEFREKLENKKSELNSLKMNNLERGK; encoded by the coding sequence ATGAATATATTAAATCTTCTTATAACAGATCATACATTCAGAACAGTTGCACTTGGTTGTCTATTGCTTGGAATGGTTTCAGGAATACTTGGATGTTTTGCCGTTTTACGAAAGCAAAGTTTATTGGGAGATGCAGTTTCTCATGCTTCACTTCCCGGAGTTTGCTTAGCTTTTTTATTTACAAACGTGAAAAATACAGAAGTTTTGCTGCTTGGTGCCTTAATAACAGGAATTGTATGTATTGGTTTAATCCAATTAATTCAAAATTATACAAAAATAAAATTTGATAGTGCTTTAGCATTGATTTTATCAGTATTTTTTGGGTTAGGGTTAGTTTTACTTTCTTATTTGAATAAATTGCCGGGTGCAAATAAATCGGGATTAAATAAATTTATTTTTGGGCAAGCATCGACATTTATTAAAAGAGATGTAAATATTATCTTCATTACAGGGATTATTCTTTTAATTATAATTATTCTTTTCTGGAAGGAATTTAAAATTGTTTCGTTTGACTCTGATTTTGCCAAAACATTGGGATTTCCAAGCAAGAAAATCGAAATATTAATTTCCATATTGATTGTAACTACTGTAATAATAGGTATTCAGGCGGCAGGAGTAATATTAATAAGTGCAATGCTTATTTCTCCAGCAGTTGCGGCACGGCAATGGACAGACAAACTTTCAATTATGGTAATTTTGGCGGCTTTTTTTGGTGGAATATCAGGTTTGCTTGGAACTTTGATTAGTATAAGTGAAAGTAATTTGCCTACCGGGCCTGTTATTGTCATAATTATAAGTATAATTGTAATTATTAGTATTCTTTTTTCAAATAAAAGAGGGATTGTATTTAAAATTATAAGAAATCAGAAAAGAAAAAAAGAATTTAGAGAAAAACTCGAAAATAAAAAATCTGAATTAAATAGTTTAAAAATGAATAATTTGGAAAGGGGGAAATAA
- a CDS encoding metal ABC transporter permease produces MNFSLEIQLIAIMVASACSILGTFLVLKSMAMVSDAITHTILLGIVVAFFAVHDLNSPLLIVGAGIVGVLTVYLVELLNSTRLVKEDSAIGVVFPLLFSIAVILISRYAGNVHLDVDSVLLGELAFAPFNRIQIFGFSIAKGLVATFIVFLINLSFVVIFFKELKISVFDKALAITLGMKPILIHYMLMSLVSMTAVSSFEAVGSILVVAFMIGPPITAYLLTDKLKVMIGLSLVLGAVASIIGFHFARFFDISIAGSIAVIIGVIFLLTLIFSPKKGLIFTINRKRSQKMIFSVRILLIHLSNHANTKHEKDECGTETIDNHLRWNKSFLDKVIEKAKKEKYIYVDNDVFKISEKGEKYLLNI; encoded by the coding sequence ATGAATTTTTCATTGGAAATACAATTAATTGCGATAATGGTGGCAAGTGCCTGCTCGATTTTAGGAACATTTCTGGTTTTAAAAAGTATGGCAATGGTTTCGGATGCGATTACGCACACTATCTTACTTGGAATTGTAGTTGCATTTTTTGCAGTTCATGACTTAAATTCTCCCTTGTTAATCGTTGGTGCGGGAATAGTTGGAGTTTTAACCGTTTACCTTGTGGAACTTCTTAATTCAACAAGACTTGTCAAGGAAGATTCTGCAATTGGAGTGGTTTTTCCGCTGTTATTCAGTATTGCGGTAATTTTAATTTCAAGATATGCTGGAAATGTACATTTGGATGTTGATTCAGTATTACTGGGAGAACTGGCATTTGCACCATTTAATCGGATACAGATATTTGGATTTAGCATTGCTAAAGGATTAGTTGCAACTTTTATCGTATTTTTAATAAATTTATCTTTTGTTGTAATTTTTTTCAAGGAATTAAAAATTTCGGTATTTGACAAGGCTCTTGCAATAACGCTTGGAATGAAGCCGATATTAATTCACTATATGCTGATGTCGCTTGTATCAATGACAGCAGTATCCTCATTTGAGGCAGTAGGTTCAATACTGGTGGTTGCATTTATGATTGGGCCTCCAATTACAGCGTATTTATTAACAGATAAGCTAAAAGTAATGATAGGATTAAGCCTCGTTCTGGGAGCTGTAGCAAGTATCATTGGATTTCATTTTGCAAGATTTTTTGATATTTCAATAGCGGGAAGTATCGCAGTAATAATAGGAGTAATTTTTCTTTTAACATTAATTTTTTCTCCTAAAAAAGGTCTAATTTTTACAATTAATCGTAAAAGAAGCCAAAAAATGATTTTTTCAGTTAGAATTCTTTTAATCCATTTGTCTAACCATGCTAATACTAAACATGAAAAAGATGAATGTGGAACTGAAACGATTGATAACCATCTTCGTTGGAATAAAAGCTTTTTAGATAAAGTTATTGAAAAGGCAAAAAAGGAAAAATATATTTATGTGGATAATGATGTTTTCAAGATTTCTGAAAAAGGAGAAAAATATTTACTAAATATCTAA